In Brienomyrus brachyistius isolate T26 chromosome 14, BBRACH_0.4, whole genome shotgun sequence, the following proteins share a genomic window:
- the stmn4l gene encoding stathmin-like 4, like encodes MFNNCGKMTLSAYKEKMKELPLVSLFCTCLLRDTQGKPQKTKATADVVDLNLCVIKDMEVIELNKRVSGQAFEVILKPPSFGPEVTAALPQRGDPSLGQIQRKLTITEERRKCEKAELLEPPVEEREQKTTQKYGDESPDCEHRIKEELNNTEAILSAESQQEKVP; translated from the exons ATGTTTAACAACTGTGGCAAAATGACACTTTCAG CATACAAAGAGAAGATGAAAGAGCTCCCCCTAGTGTCTCTCTTCTGTACCTGTCTGCTCCGTGATACTCAAGGGAAGCCTCAGAAAACAAAAG CCACTGCAGATGTTGTGGACCTCAACTTATGTGTCATCAAGGACATGGAAGTAATCGAGCTGAATAAGCGGGTGTCCGGACAGGCCTTCGAGGTCATTCTCAAGCCTCCCTCTTTTGGGCCTGAGGTTACTGCAGCCCTGCCCCAGCGCGGAGATCCATCCCTGGGACAAATACAGAGGAAGCTGACCATCACAGAAGAAAGAAGGAAG TGTGAGAAAGCTGAACTGCTAGAGCCCCCAGTGGAGGAGAGGGAACAGAAAACTACGCAAAAGTATGGCGATGAGAGTCCAGACTGTGAACATAGGATCAAAGAAGAGTTGAACAACACAGAAGCCATCCTTTCTGCTGAAAGCCAGCAGGAAAAG GTCCCATGA
- the il17a/f1 gene encoding interleukin 17a/f1: protein MASVLSLLTLTVFTALGVLVAIRSSEALPRRRVSRSENRLDKTKRTSKGVESQAHTEMVKLMLDPSVLITSDPVPQLANHSLSPWMYRTTHDNTRFPVDIAQAKCLLTGCRNSLGEEVMDVESRPIFQQILVLKRIEGNQRNYYYKLESQTIEVGCTCVRPNTVHQK from the exons ATGGCTTCGGTGCTCAGTCTGCTGACTTTGACG GTTTTCACAGCATTAGGAGTTCTCGTGGCCATCCGGAGCTCCGAGGCACTACCTAGACGCAGGGTTAGCCGATCAGAGAATCGACTGGATAAAACCAAGAGGACTTCCAAAGGGGTGGAGTCACAGGCTCACACAGAAATGGTGAAACTCATGCTGGACCCCAGTGTTTTGATCACCTCTGACCCAGTACCCCAGCTGGCTAATCACTCCTTGTCCCCGTGGATGTACAG AACCACCCACGATAACACACGATTTCCTGTGGACATCGCCCAGGCCAAGTGTTTGCTAACTGGTTGTCGAAATTCCCTGGGGGAGGAAGTGATGGATGTGGAGTCCCGACCAATCTTCCAGCAGATCCTGGTCCTAAAGAGGATCGAGGGGAACCAGAGGAACTACTACTACAAGCTGGAGAGTCAGACCATCGAAGTGGGCTGTACTTGTGTCCGCCCAAACACAGTGCATCAGAAGTAG